Proteins co-encoded in one Rhizobium sp. NZLR1 genomic window:
- the dinB gene encoding DNA polymerase IV: MNDMSSTPVRKIVHVDMDAFYASVEQRDNPALRGKPIAVGGSAARGVVAAASYEARVYGVHSAMPSVTAKRKCPDLIFVPPRFDVYRAVSQQIREIFTEYTPLIEPLSLDEAYLDVTENLKGMEIATEIALEVRAKIKHVTGLNASAGISYNKFLAKMASDLNKPNGQAVITPKNGPAFVVALPVKKFHGVGPATTKKMHRLGIDTGADLKQQTLEFLVEHFGTSGPYFYGIARGIDERQVKPNRVRKSVGAEDTFSEDLHTVEPAREGLQPLIEKVWAYCEANAIGAKTVTLKVKYADFNQITRSKTVPAPLAAITELEDIVSLLLVPIFPPRKGIRLLGVSLSSLERRNSGTQPQLRLAL; this comes from the coding sequence ATGAACGACATGAGTTCGACTCCCGTCCGAAAAATCGTCCATGTCGACATGGACGCGTTTTATGCGTCGGTCGAGCAGCGTGATAACCCGGCATTGCGGGGCAAACCGATTGCCGTCGGCGGCTCGGCCGCTCGCGGCGTGGTGGCGGCGGCGAGCTACGAGGCGCGTGTCTATGGTGTCCACTCCGCGATGCCATCGGTGACCGCCAAGAGAAAATGCCCGGATCTGATCTTCGTGCCGCCGCGCTTCGATGTCTACAGGGCGGTGTCGCAGCAGATCCGCGAAATCTTCACCGAATACACGCCTCTGATCGAGCCGCTTTCGCTCGACGAGGCCTACCTCGATGTTACCGAGAATCTCAAGGGCATGGAGATTGCCACCGAGATCGCGCTGGAGGTCCGCGCCAAGATCAAGCATGTCACCGGCCTCAATGCCTCGGCCGGGATTTCCTACAATAAGTTCCTCGCCAAGATGGCGAGCGATCTGAACAAGCCCAATGGCCAGGCTGTGATTACGCCGAAGAACGGGCCGGCCTTCGTCGTGGCCCTGCCCGTCAAGAAATTCCATGGCGTCGGCCCCGCGACGACTAAGAAGATGCACCGGCTCGGGATCGACACCGGCGCCGATCTCAAGCAGCAGACCCTCGAATTCCTGGTCGAGCATTTCGGGACGTCGGGGCCATATTTTTACGGCATTGCCCGCGGCATCGACGAGCGCCAGGTCAAGCCGAACCGGGTGCGCAAATCCGTCGGCGCCGAGGACACCTTCTCAGAAGACCTCCATACCGTTGAGCCGGCCCGTGAAGGGCTTCAGCCGCTGATCGAAAAGGTGTGGGCTTATTGCGAGGCCAATGCGATCGGCGCCAAGACGGTGACGCTCAAGGTCAAGTATGCCGACTTCAACCAGATCACCCGCAGCAAGACGGTTCCCGCACCTCTGGCGGCGATCACCGAGTTGGAGGACATCGTCAGCCTTTTGCTGGTGCCGATCTTTCCGCCCCGAAAGGGCATTCGCCTGCTCGGCGTCTCACTGTCGTCGCTGGAGCGGCGGAATTCCGGAACGCAGCCGCAGTTGCGGTTGGCGCTTTAG